The following proteins come from a genomic window of Timaviella obliquedivisa GSE-PSE-MK23-08B:
- a CDS encoding photosystem II q(b) protein, giving the protein MTTTLQQRESASLWDRFCSWVTSTDNRLYVGWFGVLMI; this is encoded by the coding sequence ATGACAACAACCTTACAACAACGCGAAAGTGCATCCCTGTGGGATCGCTTTTGTAGCTGGGTCACCTCCACCGACAACCGCCTCTACGTAGGCTGGTTCGGCGTTTTGATGATTC